The Kitasatospora sp. NBC_00374 genome has a segment encoding these proteins:
- a CDS encoding glutamate-cysteine ligase family protein, which translates to MGEKVVATRAELSDRQLYRRKLQSCLDVLERMLREQRFDRPRAMMGLEIELNLVDEQGLPVLGNTRVLQSIASADFQTELGQFNVEVNIAPRRLGGHVLEDLREEIDTGLRYADRRAAEVGARIVMVGILPTLDLDHTGLEAMSHNDRYTLLSDQILAARGEDIALDIDGVEHLAVESVSMVAEAAATSLQLHLQVTPDRFASVWNAAQAISSVQLALGANSPFLFGRELWRETRPVLFQQACDTRSAELKAQGVRPITWFGERWVDSVLDLFAENLRYFPALLPICDDEDPAKVLASGGVPRLAEMRLHNGTIYRWNRPVYDIADGVAHLRVENRCLPAGPTVTDTLANAAFYYGLVRVLAEQPRPIWNRLSFAQADENFHTAARHGIDAVLQWPGRGRSGRGAAPVAATDLVLNELLPLAYQGLDEWGIEPADRDHYLGIIEQRCLRRTNGASWQAATVHRLREQFGMDPQAAIAAMTRRYLEHMRGGEPVHTWPVG; encoded by the coding sequence ATGGGCGAGAAGGTCGTGGCGACCCGCGCGGAACTGTCCGACCGGCAGCTCTACCGGCGCAAGCTCCAGTCCTGTCTGGATGTGCTGGAGCGGATGCTGAGGGAGCAGCGGTTCGACCGGCCCAGGGCGATGATGGGCCTGGAGATCGAGCTCAACCTGGTGGACGAGCAGGGCCTGCCGGTGCTGGGGAACACCCGGGTCCTGCAGTCGATCGCCTCCGCCGACTTCCAGACCGAGCTCGGCCAGTTCAACGTCGAGGTCAACATCGCACCGCGCCGGCTCGGCGGCCACGTCCTGGAGGACCTGCGCGAGGAGATCGACACCGGACTGCGCTACGCCGACCGGAGGGCGGCCGAGGTGGGCGCCCGGATCGTCATGGTCGGCATCCTGCCGACCCTCGACCTGGACCACACCGGCCTGGAGGCGATGTCCCACAACGACCGGTACACCCTGCTCAGCGACCAGATCCTGGCCGCGCGCGGCGAGGACATCGCGCTGGACATCGACGGTGTGGAACACCTCGCGGTGGAGTCGGTCTCGATGGTGGCCGAGGCCGCCGCCACCTCGCTCCAGCTGCATCTTCAGGTCACCCCCGACCGGTTCGCCTCGGTGTGGAACGCGGCGCAGGCGATCTCGTCCGTCCAGCTGGCGCTCGGCGCCAACTCGCCGTTCCTGTTCGGGCGGGAGCTCTGGCGGGAGACGCGCCCCGTGCTGTTCCAACAGGCCTGCGACACCCGTTCGGCGGAGCTCAAGGCGCAGGGCGTGCGCCCCATCACCTGGTTCGGGGAGCGCTGGGTCGACTCCGTCCTGGACCTCTTCGCCGAGAACCTGCGCTACTTCCCGGCGCTGCTGCCGATCTGCGACGACGAGGACCCGGCGAAGGTGCTCGCCTCCGGCGGCGTCCCCAGGCTCGCCGAGATGCGGCTGCACAACGGCACCATCTACCGCTGGAACCGGCCGGTCTACGACATCGCCGACGGCGTGGCGCACCTGCGGGTGGAGAACCGCTGTCTGCCGGCCGGGCCGACGGTGACCGACACCCTGGCGAACGCGGCCTTCTACTACGGTCTGGTGCGGGTCCTCGCCGAACAGCCCCGGCCGATCTGGAACCGGCTCTCCTTCGCCCAGGCGGACGAGAACTTCCACACCGCCGCCCGGCACGGTATCGACGCCGTCCTGCAGTGGCCCGGGCGTGGCCGCTCCGGGCGGGGCGCCGCACCGGTGGCCGCCACCGACCTGGTCCTGAACGAGCTGCTGCCGCTGGCGTACCAGGGGCTGGACGAGTGGGGCATCGAGCCGGCCGACCGGGACCACTACCTCGGGATCATCGAGCAGCGCTGCCTGCGCCGGACCAACGGCGCATCCTGGCAGGCCGCCACCGTGCACCGCCTGCGGGAGCAGTTCGGGATGGACCCGCAGGCGGCGATCGCCGCGATGACCCGCCGCTACCTGGAGCACATGCGCGGGGGCGAGCCGGTGCACACCTGGCCGGTGGGCTAG
- a CDS encoding DUF5999 family protein, which yields MCQHRPECPTADSPDREAAVPVALHPDQGWSLLCNGVLLFEDTGELLPDGRVIAPHRPLAFAA from the coding sequence ATGTGCCAGCACCGTCCTGAGTGTCCTACCGCCGACTCCCCCGACCGCGAGGCGGCCGTCCCCGTGGCGCTCCACCCCGACCAGGGGTGGAGCCTGCTGTGCAACGGCGTCCTGCTCTTCGAGGACACCGGCGAGCTGCTGCCCGACGGTCGGGTGATCGCACCGCACCGGCCGCTCGCCTTCGCCGCCTGA
- the gcvP gene encoding aminomethyl-transferring glycine dehydrogenase, with product MNAQPINGRRSDATLAELEQASPFETRHIGPDADAQQKMLAHVGYASLDELSDAAVPDAIKSLAALDLPAGRSEAQVLAELRELAARNQVFTSMIGLGYYGTFTPPVILRNVLENPAWYTAYTPYQPEISQGRLEALLNFQTLVSDLTGLDTSGSSLLDEGTAAAEAMALARRVTKVKGGVFLIDADTLPQTVAVIETRAVPTGVEVVVADLSEGIPAEIAERGVFGVLLQYPGASGAVRDLAPLIEQAHGLGAIVAVAADLLALTLLKSPGELGADIACGTSQRFGVPMGFGGPHAGYLAVRAPYARNLPGRLVGVSVDTDGNRAYRLALQTREQHIRREKATSNICTAQVLLAVMASMYAVYHGPDGLADIARRTHRYAAALAEGLRAGGVELAHGSFFDTVTARVPGRAAEVVAAAAEAGVNLFPADADTVSISCDETTTREHLAAVWAAFGLKDTEVAEAADTLPAGLLREDEYLTHPVFHSHRSETAMLRYLRRLSDRDYALDRGMIPLGSCTMKLNATTEMEPVTWPEFGQLHPFAPVEQVGGFLSLIRELEQQLVEVTGYDAVSIQPNAGSQGELAGLLAVRAYHLANGDTQRDVCLIPASAHGTNAASAVMAGMRVVVVKTLTDGDVDVDDLQAKIDQHRDQLAVLMVTYPSTHGVFETQITDICAAVHEAGGQVYVDGANLNALVGLAKPGKFGADVSHLNLHKTFCIPHGGGGPGVGPVAVRSHLAPYLPNHPLQSEAGPATGVGPISAAPWGSAAILPISWAYVRLMGGEGLKRATQVAVLNANYIAKRLAPHYPVLYTGPGGLVAHECIIDLRPLTKETGVTVDDIAKRLIDYGFHAPTMSFPVAGTLMIEPTESEDLHEIDRFCAAMIEIRAEIEKVGSGVWPAEDNPLRNAPHTAATMAGDWERAYTRQEAVFPAGVNPADKYWPPVSRIDGAYGDRNLVCSCPPLDDYGV from the coding sequence ATGAACGCCCAGCCGATCAACGGTCGCCGCAGCGACGCCACCCTCGCCGAGCTCGAGCAGGCCAGCCCCTTCGAGACCCGTCACATCGGCCCGGACGCCGACGCCCAGCAGAAGATGCTGGCGCACGTCGGCTACGCCTCGCTGGACGAGCTGTCCGACGCCGCCGTCCCCGACGCGATCAAGAGCCTGGCCGCGCTGGACCTGCCGGCCGGCCGCAGTGAGGCGCAGGTGCTCGCCGAGCTGCGCGAGCTCGCCGCCCGCAACCAGGTGTTCACCTCGATGATCGGGCTGGGCTACTACGGCACCTTCACCCCGCCGGTGATCCTGCGCAACGTGCTGGAGAACCCGGCCTGGTACACCGCCTACACCCCGTACCAGCCGGAGATCTCCCAGGGCCGCCTGGAGGCGCTGCTCAACTTCCAGACCCTGGTCTCCGACCTGACCGGCCTGGACACCTCCGGCTCCTCGCTGCTGGACGAGGGCACCGCCGCCGCCGAGGCGATGGCGCTGGCCCGCCGGGTCACCAAGGTCAAGGGCGGCGTGTTCCTGATCGACGCCGACACCCTGCCGCAGACCGTCGCGGTGATCGAGACCCGTGCCGTGCCGACCGGTGTCGAGGTGGTCGTCGCCGACCTCTCCGAGGGCATCCCGGCCGAGATCGCCGAGCGCGGTGTCTTCGGTGTGCTGCTCCAGTACCCCGGCGCCTCCGGCGCGGTCCGCGACCTGGCGCCGCTGATCGAGCAGGCGCACGGGCTCGGCGCGATCGTGGCGGTCGCCGCCGACCTGCTGGCGCTGACCCTGCTGAAGTCCCCGGGCGAGCTGGGCGCCGACATCGCCTGCGGCACCTCGCAGCGCTTCGGCGTGCCGATGGGCTTCGGCGGCCCGCACGCCGGCTACCTGGCCGTGCGCGCCCCCTACGCCCGCAACCTGCCCGGCCGTCTGGTCGGCGTCTCGGTCGACACCGACGGCAACCGCGCGTACCGGCTGGCGCTGCAGACCCGTGAGCAGCACATCCGCCGCGAGAAGGCCACCAGCAACATCTGCACCGCCCAGGTGCTGCTCGCCGTGATGGCCTCGATGTACGCGGTCTACCACGGCCCGGACGGCCTGGCCGACATCGCCCGCCGCACCCACCGCTACGCCGCCGCGCTGGCCGAGGGCCTGCGGGCCGGCGGTGTGGAGCTCGCCCACGGCTCGTTCTTCGACACCGTCACCGCGCGCGTCCCCGGGCGCGCCGCCGAGGTGGTCGCCGCCGCGGCCGAGGCCGGTGTCAACCTGTTCCCCGCCGACGCGGACACCGTCTCGATCTCCTGCGACGAGACCACCACCCGCGAGCACCTGGCCGCCGTCTGGGCCGCCTTCGGCCTCAAGGACACCGAGGTCGCCGAGGCCGCCGACACGCTGCCGGCCGGCCTGCTGCGCGAGGACGAGTACCTGACCCACCCGGTCTTCCACAGCCACCGCTCGGAGACCGCCATGCTGCGCTACCTGCGCCGCCTGTCGGACCGCGACTACGCGCTGGACCGCGGCATGATCCCGCTGGGCTCCTGCACCATGAAGCTCAACGCGACCACCGAGATGGAGCCGGTGACCTGGCCGGAGTTCGGCCAGCTGCACCCGTTCGCGCCGGTCGAGCAGGTCGGCGGCTTCCTCAGCCTGATCCGCGAGCTGGAGCAGCAGCTGGTCGAGGTGACCGGCTACGACGCCGTGTCGATCCAGCCCAACGCCGGTTCGCAGGGCGAGCTGGCCGGCCTGCTGGCCGTCCGCGCCTACCACCTGGCCAACGGCGACACCCAGCGCGACGTCTGCCTGATCCCCGCGTCCGCGCACGGCACCAACGCGGCCTCCGCGGTGATGGCGGGCATGCGGGTGGTGGTCGTCAAGACCCTGACCGACGGCGACGTGGACGTCGACGACCTGCAGGCCAAGATCGACCAGCACCGCGACCAGCTCGCCGTGCTGATGGTCACCTACCCGTCGACCCACGGCGTGTTCGAGACCCAGATCACCGACATCTGCGCGGCCGTGCACGAGGCCGGCGGCCAGGTGTACGTGGACGGAGCCAACCTGAACGCCCTGGTCGGCCTCGCCAAGCCCGGCAAGTTCGGCGCGGACGTCTCGCACCTGAACCTGCACAAGACCTTCTGCATCCCGCACGGCGGCGGCGGCCCCGGCGTCGGCCCGGTCGCGGTCCGCTCGCACCTCGCGCCGTACCTGCCCAACCACCCGCTGCAGAGCGAGGCCGGCCCGGCCACCGGCGTCGGCCCGATCTCGGCCGCCCCGTGGGGCTCGGCCGCGATCCTGCCGATCTCCTGGGCGTACGTCCGGCTGATGGGCGGCGAGGGCCTCAAGCGCGCCACCCAGGTGGCGGTGCTGAACGCCAACTACATCGCCAAGCGGCTCGCCCCGCACTACCCCGTGCTCTACACCGGCCCCGGCGGCCTGGTCGCGCACGAGTGCATCATCGACCTGCGTCCGCTCACCAAGGAGACGGGGGTGACCGTGGACGACATCGCCAAGCGCCTGATCGACTACGGTTTCCACGCCCCGACCATGTCCTTCCCGGTGGCCGGCACGCTGATGATCGAGCCCACCGAGTCCGAGGACCTGCACGAGATCGACCGGTTCTGCGCCGCGATGATCGAGATCCGTGCGGAGATCGAGAAGGTCGGCTCCGGCGTGTGGCCGGCCGAGGACAACCCGCTGCGCAACGCCCCGCACACCGCCGCCACCATGGCCGGTGACTGGGAGCGCGCCTACACCCGCCAGGAGGCGGTCTTCCCGGCCGGCGTCAACCCGGCCGACAAGTACTGGCCGCCGGTGAGCCGGATCGACGGTGCGTACGGCGACCGCAACCTGGTCTGCTCCTGCCCGCCGCTGGACGACTACGGCGTCTGA
- a CDS encoding DUF2382 domain-containing protein, protein MDFGKVSSAPAPATSPEGQTMMTTPAFTSAPPPAAPMAAPTPAHPDDSSTVQRPAPQPAPQHTPYATQNHPQPMQVAETRQPTTEQPAVEQPTGPAASAPSAPVEITCREERLDITTQWHVLGTARLRKYVTSEPVERKVPVVRERVRVERVPVTDAERASLTEQDISEGMEEVTLREERPVVRKYLAPIERVRLVVERYTEETVIREELRREQVEIHDSTAGSPGGQSNGTAQRSAPGSGPMTDTLRPEPLRPS, encoded by the coding sequence CTGGACTTCGGCAAGGTCTCCTCGGCACCGGCGCCGGCGACCTCGCCCGAGGGGCAGACCATGATGACAACCCCCGCCTTCACCTCGGCGCCGCCGCCCGCCGCGCCGATGGCCGCCCCGACGCCCGCCCATCCGGACGACTCGTCCACCGTGCAGCGCCCCGCTCCGCAGCCGGCGCCGCAGCACACCCCGTACGCCACGCAGAACCACCCCCAGCCGATGCAGGTGGCCGAGACCCGGCAGCCCACCACGGAGCAGCCTGCCGTCGAGCAGCCCACCGGGCCCGCCGCGAGCGCGCCGAGCGCGCCGGTGGAGATCACCTGCCGGGAGGAGCGGCTGGACATCACCACCCAGTGGCACGTGCTCGGCACCGCACGGCTGCGCAAGTACGTCACCAGCGAGCCGGTGGAGCGCAAGGTGCCGGTGGTCCGTGAGCGGGTCCGGGTGGAGCGGGTGCCCGTCACCGACGCGGAGCGGGCCTCGCTGACCGAGCAGGACATCTCCGAGGGCATGGAGGAGGTCACCCTGCGCGAGGAGCGGCCGGTGGTCCGCAAGTACCTGGCGCCGATCGAGCGGGTGCGCCTGGTGGTGGAGCGCTACACCGAGGAGACGGTGATCCGCGAGGAGCTCCGCCGCGAACAGGTGGAGATCCACGACAGCACCGCCGGCTCCCCGGGCGGGCAGTCCAACGGCACGGCGCAGCGGTCCGCGCCGGGCTCCGGGCCGATGACGGACACGCTGCGGCCGGAGCCGCTGCGGCCGTCCTGA
- a CDS encoding MFS transporter, whose translation MSEASQPTITADKPTSARVLPALVLAMLAFSVVQTAVVPILPSLAKELNVSGSNITWLMTANLLSAAVLTPLLGRFGDLRGRKPMLLVSLAGLVAGSALAVGTHSFTWLVVARVLQGAGGGVLPLAISIVRDELPREKVTGGVAMISASMGVGSGLGLVATGLLLEHWSYKSIFWMGLVFGLIAAALVALRVPKDPVIDKDGGADPLGALTLAGWLSALLVAVSQGNNWGWTSNRTLGLFAVAAVVALVWIIIETKVSHPLVDMKMMSRPAVAFTNISGLLIGFGMYGSFLVISNFAQTPEKLAHYGFTATVLHAGVMLLPSAVGSMIAAPVGALLIARRGPRLPLVLGGVLGAVAMAYLALRHGQEADLYLSSAVFGLGVGLAYAAMPAYINGAVPVEQSGIANGMNAVLRTVGGAVGTAVMGAILTGDTIKNLPIPVLLPTLDAYKHAFWTAAVMCLVAAAVPFAIRRIKPVAAPVEAAATSPEPAKTDA comes from the coding sequence GTGAGTGAGGCATCTCAGCCCACCATCACGGCCGACAAGCCGACCAGTGCCCGGGTGCTCCCCGCCCTGGTGCTGGCCATGCTGGCGTTCAGCGTGGTGCAGACCGCAGTCGTCCCGATCCTGCCCTCGCTGGCCAAGGAGCTGAACGTCTCCGGGTCCAACATCACCTGGCTGATGACGGCCAACCTGCTCTCGGCCGCCGTCCTGACCCCGCTGCTCGGCCGCTTCGGCGACCTGCGCGGCCGCAAGCCGATGCTGCTGGTCTCGCTGGCCGGCCTGGTGGCCGGCTCCGCGCTCGCGGTCGGCACCCACTCCTTCACCTGGCTGGTCGTCGCCCGCGTCCTCCAGGGCGCCGGCGGTGGCGTGCTGCCGCTGGCCATCAGCATCGTGCGTGACGAGCTCCCCCGGGAGAAGGTCACCGGCGGAGTCGCGATGATCAGCGCCTCGATGGGCGTCGGCAGCGGCCTCGGCCTGGTCGCCACCGGCCTGCTGCTGGAGCACTGGAGCTACAAGTCCATCTTCTGGATGGGCCTGGTCTTCGGCCTGATCGCGGCCGCGCTGGTCGCCCTGCGGGTGCCCAAGGACCCGGTGATCGACAAGGACGGCGGCGCGGACCCGCTCGGCGCCCTCACCCTGGCCGGCTGGCTCTCCGCCCTGCTCGTCGCCGTCAGCCAGGGCAACAACTGGGGCTGGACCTCCAACCGCACCCTCGGCCTGTTCGCCGTCGCCGCCGTGGTCGCCCTGGTCTGGATCATCATCGAGACCAAGGTCAGCCACCCGCTGGTCGACATGAAGATGATGTCCCGCCCGGCCGTCGCCTTCACCAACATCTCCGGCCTGCTGATCGGCTTCGGGATGTACGGCTCCTTCCTGGTCATCAGCAACTTCGCCCAGACCCCGGAGAAGCTCGCCCACTACGGGTTCACCGCCACCGTGCTGCACGCCGGTGTGATGCTGCTGCCCTCCGCCGTCGGTTCGATGATCGCCGCCCCGGTCGGCGCACTGCTCATCGCCCGCCGCGGCCCCCGGCTGCCGCTGGTCCTCGGCGGCGTGCTCGGCGCCGTCGCGATGGCCTACCTCGCCCTGCGCCACGGCCAGGAGGCCGACCTCTACCTCTCCTCCGCGGTCTTCGGCCTCGGCGTCGGCCTCGCCTACGCCGCCATGCCGGCCTACATCAACGGCGCCGTGCCGGTCGAGCAGAGCGGCATCGCCAACGGCATGAACGCAGTGCTGCGCACCGTCGGCGGCGCCGTCGGCACCGCCGTGATGGGGGCCATCCTGACCGGCGACACCATCAAGAACCTGCCGATCCCGGTGCTGCTGCCCACCCTGGACGCGTACAAGCACGCCTTCTGGACGGCCGCCGTGATGTGCCTGGTCGCCGCCGCCGTACCGTTCGCCATCCGCCGGATCAAGCCGGTCGCCGCCCCCGTCGAGGCGGCCGCCACCAGCCCCGAGCCGGCCAAGACCGACGCCTGA